A genome region from Nocardiopsis exhalans includes the following:
- the argC gene encoding N-acetyl-gamma-glutamyl-phosphate reductase, whose amino-acid sequence MGYTAAIAGASGYAGGELLRLLLGHPDIEIGAVTAGSNAGTPLIQHQPHLLPLADRILAPTTVEELRGHDVVFLALPHGQSADIAQQLGDDVLVVDCGADFRLNDPAAWERFYGTPHAGTWPYGLPELPGQRERLTGARRVAVPGCHVTVATLGLFPALAQQLVETDLTVVAVTGTSGAGKAPKPNLVGSEVMGALSPYGVGGTHRHNPEIVQNLTSVTGEPVHLSFTPILAPLPRGILATCTAPLKPGVSADQVRAAYATTYADEPFVHLLPEGTWPNTAMTVAANTTLVQVTVDPDANRMVAVAALDNLTKGTAGGAIQSTNLALGLPEDTGLPLAAVAP is encoded by the coding sequence ATGGGATACACAGCGGCCATCGCCGGAGCCAGCGGCTACGCCGGGGGCGAGCTGCTGCGTCTGCTCCTGGGGCACCCCGACATCGAGATCGGCGCGGTCACCGCGGGCAGCAACGCCGGGACCCCCCTCATCCAACACCAGCCGCACCTTCTCCCGCTGGCCGACCGCATCCTCGCGCCGACCACCGTCGAGGAGCTGCGCGGTCACGACGTCGTCTTCCTCGCCCTGCCGCACGGACAGTCCGCCGACATCGCCCAGCAGCTCGGCGACGACGTCCTGGTCGTGGACTGCGGAGCCGACTTCCGCCTCAACGACCCCGCCGCCTGGGAACGCTTCTACGGCACCCCCCACGCCGGTACCTGGCCCTACGGCCTGCCCGAACTGCCCGGCCAGCGCGAGCGCCTCACCGGGGCCCGCCGGGTCGCCGTCCCCGGCTGCCACGTCACCGTCGCCACCCTCGGCCTCTTCCCGGCCCTGGCGCAGCAGCTCGTCGAGACCGACCTCACCGTCGTCGCCGTCACCGGCACCTCCGGCGCGGGCAAGGCACCCAAGCCCAACCTGGTCGGCAGCGAGGTCATGGGCGCCCTCAGCCCCTACGGCGTCGGCGGCACCCACCGGCACAACCCCGAGATCGTCCAGAACCTCACCTCGGTCACCGGCGAGCCGGTCCACCTCTCCTTCACCCCGATCCTCGCGCCCCTGCCCCGGGGCATCCTCGCCACCTGCACCGCGCCCCTCAAGCCCGGCGTCAGCGCCGACCAGGTGCGAGCGGCCTACGCGACCACCTACGCCGACGAGCCCTTCGTCCACCTGCTCCCCGAGGGCACCTGGCCCAACACCGCCATGACAGTCGCGGCCAACACCACCCTCGTGCAGGTCACCGTGGACCCCGACGCGAACCGCATGGTCGCCGTCGCCGCCCTGGACAACCTGACCAAGGGGACCGCGGGCGGCGCGATCCAGAGCACCAACCTCGCCCTGGGCCTGCCCGAGGACACCGGCCTCCCGCTCGCCGCGGTCGCCCCCTGA